One stretch of Heliomicrobium undosum DNA includes these proteins:
- a CDS encoding TolB-like translocation protein, which yields MKRRFPNRFPLLCLLLSVLLLPLSTTACLSQTAQPGKQPIAPAIEIPLPPGGERKGVFLIDWLDEGRLVFGLQGGADQQSAISLYVCDLENKTSSLFYQANDVVGYETTIKHLRDGALAFQCREKIIFFNKETLQKQREIPLPPNTRGVDLSSDGRRLIFCDEQGLHVADADLSNRKLLVKRTGENLRTKAPFRPKWSDDDSRLSYILCLYEGTEGVGVMNPDGTGHRFFSLPDVSYTYWLNDNRQILCGQSDYDQTTAQLIDTTSGNRTNMDIERNKYEMKLDPADKRVAYALRFERQEPYTHEMTLYVRDVKSDQARIASPTHYLLRNVTWSLSGRQLAYSTVSQKGDTKVWIQPLN from the coding sequence ATGAAGCGCCGATTCCCGAACAGATTCCCGCTCCTATGCCTTCTCCTCAGCGTGCTCCTCCTACCCCTCTCCACTACCGCCTGCCTCAGCCAAACGGCGCAGCCCGGCAAGCAACCCATTGCCCCGGCCATCGAGATTCCCCTCCCGCCGGGAGGCGAGCGAAAGGGCGTCTTTCTCATCGACTGGCTTGACGAGGGGCGGCTGGTCTTCGGCCTCCAAGGCGGCGCAGATCAGCAGTCGGCCATCTCCCTTTACGTTTGTGATCTCGAAAATAAGACATCCTCCCTTTTTTATCAGGCCAACGATGTAGTGGGCTACGAAACGACCATAAAGCACCTGCGAGACGGCGCCCTCGCCTTTCAATGCCGGGAGAAAATCATTTTCTTCAACAAAGAAACACTTCAAAAGCAGCGTGAGATCCCCTTGCCGCCGAATACGCGAGGCGTCGACCTGTCGAGTGATGGGCGTCGGCTGATCTTCTGTGATGAACAGGGCCTGCATGTGGCTGACGCCGATCTATCCAACCGGAAACTGCTCGTGAAACGAACAGGGGAGAACTTGCGTACGAAAGCGCCTTTTCGTCCGAAATGGTCCGATGACGATAGCCGGCTGTCATACATCCTGTGTCTCTATGAAGGGACAGAGGGCGTCGGCGTCATGAACCCCGATGGAACCGGGCACCGGTTCTTCTCCCTGCCTGATGTTTCCTACACCTACTGGCTGAATGACAACCGGCAGATCCTCTGTGGACAGAGCGACTATGACCAGACGACGGCCCAACTCATCGACACCACTTCGGGAAACCGCACCAATATGGACATAGAGCGCAACAAATATGAAATGAAACTGGATCCCGCCGACAAACGAGTCGCTTATGCGCTTCGCTTTGAGCGCCAGGAGCCTTACACCCATGAAATGACCCTCTATGTACGCGATGTGAAGAGCGATCAGGCCCGCATCGCCAGCCCCACACACTACCTTCTCAGAAATGTCACTTGGTCCCTATCGGGGCGGCAGTTGGCCTACAGCACCGTCTCGCAAAAGGGGGATACAAAAGTCTGGATTCAGCCCCTAAACTGA
- a CDS encoding methyl-accepting chemotaxis protein — MVSMTLLPLLIGGYILFKGSEKELKQQMLASHKAQAESIASLIQDRLESEVKIVNHIANSPYIQSLSAQQGDPYLKEIVDKSNGVYSHFLATAANGDEVIHSGGIHATPPVNLKGRDYYEGPKSGKALICMPNISKSTGRKVLPIAVPIYQEGKQIGGGLSGFLSMDYVSRLVSQYKIGEHGFVLMFGQGGDKVETRVIASPNHQDLWDRVLTEDKNSDWRNIAEQAKNKKPGTFMVNENGVEYHVSFVPVGIYDWHIAVATPTKEIFDVAAIHEVKTIYYGLVLVALLLCTGIAFFMANRISSPIGKMKDKVSELAGSGGDLTHRLPVDANDEFGQLAHAFNSMMDNLQDLIKQANGKSNQVAASTQELSASAEQITLSANRIVNMMDQLVSGADRQQAGAFESARAIEEVAQGVQHIAESAEKVACSAATASQQAQRGDQTIQEVIAQMGQIRSSVDNLAAVMEGLGVRSEKIGQIVAMITGIAGQTNLLALNAAIEAARAGEAGRGFAVVAEEVRKLAEQSADATRQISEIIRQIQDDTAQAVGVMDETTKEVNRGSVVVQKAGKAFREILQSTKGVARDIQEISAAAEEISAGTEEVSAGIEEMYRIAKDTAESCKEIATVTTEQVAAIHNVNDSSLQLSDMAQGQLALMKRFTV; from the coding sequence ATGGTCTCCATGACGCTGTTACCATTGTTGATTGGCGGCTATATTCTCTTCAAAGGTTCCGAAAAGGAATTAAAGCAGCAGATGCTTGCTAGTCATAAGGCCCAAGCGGAGTCAATCGCCTCACTGATTCAGGACCGGCTTGAATCGGAAGTAAAAATCGTGAACCACATCGCGAACTCGCCGTACATTCAATCGTTGTCTGCGCAACAGGGAGACCCGTACTTAAAAGAAATCGTCGACAAGTCGAACGGCGTATATTCGCACTTTCTTGCCACAGCAGCCAATGGAGATGAAGTCATTCACTCAGGGGGAATCCATGCAACCCCGCCGGTCAACTTAAAGGGCCGCGATTATTATGAAGGTCCGAAATCTGGAAAAGCGCTCATTTGTATGCCTAACATATCGAAATCGACAGGGCGTAAAGTGCTTCCGATTGCGGTGCCGATCTACCAGGAGGGCAAACAGATTGGCGGCGGGTTGTCCGGTTTTTTGTCCATGGATTATGTATCGAGGTTGGTCAGTCAATACAAGATTGGTGAACATGGTTTTGTGTTGATGTTCGGCCAAGGCGGAGACAAGGTGGAAACCCGGGTGATCGCATCGCCCAATCATCAAGATTTGTGGGACCGTGTTTTAACGGAAGACAAGAACAGCGATTGGAGAAATATCGCGGAACAAGCAAAAAACAAAAAACCGGGCACCTTTATGGTGAATGAAAACGGCGTCGAGTATCATGTTTCATTTGTTCCAGTGGGTATTTATGACTGGCACATTGCCGTGGCGACACCCACCAAAGAGATTTTTGATGTCGCTGCCATACATGAAGTGAAGACGATTTACTACGGATTAGTCCTTGTTGCGCTCCTGCTTTGCACCGGCATCGCCTTCTTCATGGCGAACCGCATTTCCAGTCCTATCGGTAAGATGAAGGATAAGGTGAGTGAATTGGCAGGGAGCGGCGGCGATTTGACCCATCGCTTGCCGGTGGATGCCAATGACGAGTTCGGTCAACTGGCCCATGCCTTTAATTCGATGATGGATAACCTGCAAGACTTGATCAAACAAGCCAACGGTAAGAGCAATCAAGTGGCCGCTTCCACCCAAGAGCTTTCCGCAAGCGCCGAGCAAATCACCCTGTCGGCGAATCGGATTGTGAACATGATGGATCAACTGGTCAGTGGCGCGGACCGGCAGCAGGCAGGCGCCTTTGAAAGCGCTCGCGCCATTGAAGAAGTCGCCCAGGGCGTGCAGCATATCGCTGAAAGCGCCGAAAAGGTTGCTTGTTCTGCCGCAACGGCTTCCCAACAGGCGCAGCGAGGAGACCAGACCATCCAAGAAGTCATCGCGCAGATGGGGCAGATTCGTTCCTCTGTCGACAATCTTGCTGCCGTGATGGAGGGGTTGGGCGTCCGCTCTGAAAAAATCGGCCAGATTGTGGCGATGATCACGGGAATCGCCGGACAGACGAACCTGCTCGCCTTAAACGCCGCCATTGAAGCAGCCAGGGCGGGGGAAGCGGGACGGGGATTTGCGGTGGTGGCAGAAGAGGTGCGTAAGTTGGCCGAACAGTCGGCGGACGCTACTCGCCAAATTTCAGAGATCATTCGCCAAATCCAAGATGATACCGCTCAGGCTGTCGGGGTGATGGATGAGACGACGAAGGAAGTGAACAGGGGCAGCGTCGTTGTTCAGAAGGCTGGAAAGGCATTTCGTGAGATCCTCCAATCGACGAAGGGTGTAGCGCGAGATATTCAGGAAATATCCGCAGCCGCCGAAGAGATCTCTGCCGGAACGGAGGAAGTGTCTGCCGGCATTGAGGAGATGTATCGCATAGCGAAGGACACGGCGGAGTCCTGTAAAGAGATCGCGACTGTGACGACGGAGCAGGTGGCGGCGATCCATAATGTGAACGATTCTTCATTGCAATTAAGCGATATGGCGCAAGGTCAGTTAGCGTTGATGAAACGCTTTACGGTATAG
- a CDS encoding CoA-binding protein, giving the protein MEDLITSMLEQKVWVVAGSFRSEEKWAYKIYRKLKQKGYTVYALNKAIKEVDGDPTYPELKDLPQVPQVINLVTPPEVSRKLVDESKSIGIDYVWFQPGAESAEAVEAAEKAGLKVLHNACVYALHN; this is encoded by the coding sequence ATGGAAGACCTGATTACGTCCATGCTGGAGCAAAAAGTCTGGGTGGTGGCCGGCTCTTTCCGCAGCGAGGAAAAGTGGGCCTATAAGATCTACCGCAAGTTAAAACAAAAGGGGTACACCGTCTACGCCTTAAACAAGGCGATCAAAGAGGTGGACGGCGACCCGACGTACCCGGAACTGAAAGACCTGCCCCAGGTGCCGCAGGTGATCAACCTGGTCACCCCGCCGGAGGTAAGCCGGAAGTTGGTCGATGAAAGCAAGTCCATCGGCATCGACTATGTATGGTTCCAACCGGGAGCGGAAAGCGCCGAGGCCGTCGAGGCGGCGGAAAAAGCCGGGCTGAAGGTGCTGCACAACGCCTGTGTGTATGCGCTGCACAACTAA
- a CDS encoding PadR family transcriptional regulator: protein MKGQDVILGVLHDTPMSGYDIKQHFEKYLPDMFVASFGTIYPTLNRMEKEGYIEKEIIVQEGKPNKHLYHITAKGKEAFQAYIQSPIEPKTIKYDFMMRLVFGKHASEEQRLKWLKQELAQLTEDLDKLKNVEQEPCLCASERLALRLGLAIQQGAVTELENIISELEAPDHKN, encoded by the coding sequence TTGAAAGGGCAAGACGTGATCCTGGGGGTTCTCCACGATACGCCCATGTCTGGTTATGACATCAAACAGCATTTTGAGAAATACCTTCCCGACATGTTTGTGGCCTCTTTCGGCACGATCTATCCAACGTTAAACCGGATGGAGAAGGAAGGGTATATCGAGAAAGAGATCATCGTCCAGGAAGGAAAACCGAACAAACACCTGTACCACATCACCGCAAAAGGCAAAGAGGCCTTCCAAGCCTACATACAGAGTCCCATCGAACCGAAGACCATCAAATACGACTTTATGATGCGCCTGGTCTTCGGCAAACATGCCTCAGAAGAACAACGATTGAAGTGGCTTAAGCAAGAGTTGGCCCAATTAACGGAGGATCTCGACAAACTAAAAAACGTGGAGCAAGAGCCCTGTCTTTGCGCCAGTGAAAGGCTTGCTTTGCGGCTCGGATTGGCGATACAACAAGGCGCCGTCACCGAACTGGAGAACATCATTTCTGAATTAGAAGCGCCGGATCACAAGAACTGA
- a CDS encoding CBO0543 family protein, producing MVTDEMLLQARLTFNHLSWHHYVNAELFSVGWWFIVGMLAIFYFTWWKLLDKSRFMEILLFGSFMAVTNAFMDNIGTSSSRWMYFTRLVPLSPGPFPIDYTVVPILFMLAYQYTNSWRSFLIGSSLAGLLLNAVIFPTMVSINIKHHYNFQLYWYFFFVVVASLISRYLILAIIKTQFSAEGIKNPSTLLSPALVPARRPHEEDKE from the coding sequence GTGGTAACAGATGAGATGCTGCTTCAGGCTAGGCTTACCTTTAACCACCTATCATGGCATCACTACGTCAACGCCGAGCTTTTTTCCGTCGGCTGGTGGTTTATCGTAGGAATGCTCGCGATCTTCTACTTTACCTGGTGGAAACTGCTGGATAAGAGCCGGTTCATGGAAATCTTGCTCTTCGGATCGTTCATGGCTGTGACCAATGCGTTTATGGACAATATCGGCACCAGTTCGAGTCGCTGGATGTACTTCACACGCCTCGTCCCGCTCAGCCCAGGGCCCTTTCCGATTGACTACACTGTTGTCCCCATCCTTTTTATGTTGGCTTACCAGTACACAAATTCTTGGAGATCTTTTCTCATCGGATCATCACTGGCCGGATTGCTGTTGAACGCCGTGATCTTTCCGACAATGGTGAGCATAAACATCAAACACCACTATAATTTTCAGTTATACTGGTACTTCTTCTTTGTTGTTGTGGCCAGTCTGATTTCTCGGTACCTCATACTGGCGATCATCAAAACACAATTCAGCGCTGAGGGGATCAAAAACCCCTCAACCTTGCTCAGCCCAGCTTTGGTTCCCGCGCGGAGACCGCACGAAGAAGACAAGGAGTAA
- a CDS encoding DsrE/DsrF/DrsH-like family protein encodes MSKKVVIVGGVAGGASTAARLRRLDEQAEIILFERDGYISFANCGLPYYIGETIVERSNLILQTPQMMLDRFNIDARLHSEVVSIDSAQKKVTVKSADRGVYEETYDVLVLSPGAKPFVPPIAGVGSDKIFTVRNIPDADRIKAVVDNMAHKKEGTEAVVIGGGFIGVEMAENLVERGIAVTLVEAAPHILPPFDDDMVTLAEKELADHGVRVIAGDGVQGFAEIPDRDEIEVALQSGARLKAGMVILAIGVKPDVDFLKGSGLQFGPRGHIVVNDRMQTNLDSVYAVGDAIQVVDFVNGSETAIPLAGPANKQGRIAADNICGIDSRFRGSQGTSIIKIFGLTGAVTGNNERTLRRLGMAYRVVHVHPNSHASYYPGATPITLKVLFDERGKVLGAQAFGYDGVDKRIDVIATVIRMGGTIDDLKELELSYAPPYSSAKDPVNMAGFLAENVLAGRADLFVSSDIDGMDREKAVLLDVRTDLEYENGHIPGAIHLPLDELRPRLGELDPSKAYWVYCKVGFRGYLAERILKQRGFKARNLSGGYASYEIAHYTVGKAGNDTRMPEQGGSTPLPSRPIDFSEHDRKLDACGLCCPGPLLQVKKCIDQMAPGQRLYVEASDPGFFKDIEAWCKRTGNALLHHAKDGGQIKALIQKGDTQADHQANRAASQEGGEPAPMKDNKTIVVFSGDLDKAIASFIIANGAASMGKKVTLFFTFWGLNILKKENPPSVTKGFMDNLFSMMMPSHSKKLPLSKMNMMGMGAKMIRMVMANKNVQSLEELIKAALDQGIELVACQMSMDVMGVKAEELIDGVKIGGVGYYLGEAEDSNVNLFI; translated from the coding sequence ATGAGCAAAAAAGTCGTCATCGTGGGGGGCGTCGCGGGTGGGGCATCCACAGCAGCCCGGCTGCGCAGGCTTGACGAGCAGGCAGAAATCATTCTCTTTGAACGAGACGGCTACATTTCCTTTGCCAACTGCGGCCTGCCGTACTACATCGGCGAGACCATCGTCGAACGGTCCAACCTGATCCTGCAAACGCCGCAGATGATGCTCGACCGGTTCAACATCGACGCCCGCCTGCACAGCGAGGTGGTGTCCATTGACAGCGCGCAGAAAAAAGTGACCGTCAAGAGCGCCGACCGGGGCGTTTACGAAGAGACCTACGACGTGCTCGTCCTCTCGCCGGGGGCGAAACCCTTTGTGCCGCCCATCGCCGGCGTCGGGAGCGACAAGATCTTTACCGTCCGCAACATCCCCGACGCCGACCGGATCAAGGCTGTCGTCGACAACATGGCCCATAAAAAAGAGGGAACAGAGGCCGTCGTTATCGGCGGCGGTTTCATCGGTGTCGAGATGGCAGAGAACCTGGTCGAGCGCGGCATCGCCGTCACCCTGGTGGAGGCGGCGCCCCATATCCTGCCGCCCTTTGACGATGATATGGTCACCCTGGCCGAGAAGGAACTGGCCGATCACGGCGTGCGGGTGATCGCCGGCGACGGGGTGCAAGGATTTGCGGAGATTCCTGACCGCGACGAAATCGAGGTCGCCCTGCAAAGCGGCGCCCGCCTGAAGGCCGGCATGGTCATCCTGGCCATCGGCGTCAAGCCTGATGTGGACTTTTTGAAGGGCTCGGGCCTCCAGTTCGGCCCCCGCGGCCATATCGTCGTCAATGATCGCATGCAGACCAACCTGGACAGCGTCTACGCCGTCGGCGACGCCATCCAAGTCGTCGACTTCGTCAACGGCAGCGAGACGGCCATCCCCCTGGCCGGCCCCGCCAACAAACAGGGCCGCATCGCCGCCGACAACATCTGCGGCATCGACAGCCGCTTCCGGGGCTCCCAGGGCACTTCCATCATCAAGATCTTCGGCCTCACCGGGGCGGTGACGGGTAACAACGAACGCACCCTCCGCCGCCTCGGCATGGCCTACCGGGTCGTCCACGTCCACCCCAATTCCCACGCCTCCTACTACCCCGGCGCCACGCCGATCACGCTAAAGGTGCTATTCGATGAAAGGGGCAAGGTGCTCGGCGCTCAGGCCTTCGGCTATGACGGCGTGGACAAGCGCATCGACGTTATCGCCACGGTCATCCGCATGGGCGGGACCATCGACGACCTGAAGGAACTGGAACTCTCCTATGCGCCGCCCTATTCATCGGCCAAAGACCCCGTCAACATGGCCGGCTTCCTCGCCGAAAACGTGCTGGCCGGCCGGGCGGACCTCTTCGTCAGCAGCGATATTGACGGGATGGACCGGGAAAAAGCCGTGCTGCTCGATGTGCGCACCGACCTGGAGTATGAAAACGGCCATATCCCCGGCGCGATCCATCTCCCCCTCGACGAGTTGCGTCCGCGGCTGGGCGAACTGGATCCGAGCAAAGCGTACTGGGTGTACTGCAAAGTCGGCTTCCGCGGTTACCTGGCCGAACGAATTTTGAAGCAACGGGGTTTCAAGGCGAGGAACCTGTCCGGGGGCTATGCGTCCTATGAGATCGCCCACTATACGGTGGGAAAAGCCGGGAACGATACTCGGATGCCGGAGCAAGGCGGCTCGACCCCCCTCCCTTCCCGGCCCATTGACTTCTCCGAACACGACCGCAAGTTAGACGCCTGCGGTCTCTGTTGCCCCGGACCGCTGTTGCAGGTGAAAAAGTGCATTGACCAGATGGCGCCGGGTCAACGACTCTATGTGGAAGCCTCTGACCCCGGCTTTTTCAAAGACATCGAAGCCTGGTGCAAACGCACCGGCAACGCCCTGCTCCACCACGCGAAAGATGGCGGGCAGATCAAGGCGTTGATCCAAAAAGGCGACACGCAGGCCGATCATCAGGCCAATCGCGCGGCATCCCAAGAGGGAGGAGAACCAGCGCCCATGAAGGACAATAAAACGATCGTCGTCTTTAGCGGCGACCTGGACAAAGCCATCGCTTCCTTCATCATCGCCAACGGGGCGGCCTCCATGGGGAAGAAGGTGACCCTGTTCTTCACCTTCTGGGGCCTGAACATCCTGAAAAAAGAAAATCCCCCGTCGGTGACGAAGGGCTTCATGGACAACCTCTTCTCCATGATGATGCCCAGCCACAGCAAAAAGCTGCCCCTCTCAAAAATGAACATGATGGGCATGGGCGCCAAGATGATCCGCATGGTCATGGCAAACAAAAACGTCCAATCCCTCGAAGAGTTGATCAAAGCCGCCTTGGACCAGGGGATTGAACTGGTGGCCTGCCAGATGTCCATGGACGTGATGGGCGTCAAGGCAGAGGAACTGATCGACGGCGTTAAGATCGGCGGCGTGGGATACTACCTGGGCGAAGCGGAGGATTCGAACGTCAACCTGTTTATCTAA
- a CDS encoding cytochrome-c peroxidase, with amino-acid sequence MDKPRNIRNLILVPFLALTIAAAGCSANKTTATTAFPDDEYIKRFEPLGPIPIPADNSMTDEKIQLGKTLFFDPRLSGDNTLSCLSCHSPELGYSDNLTTFVGFQKVVGGRNSQTIINSGYYKTNFWDGRAKSLEEQALGPIQSPKEMNQELGELVRELRAVPAYVEKFRKVFGEEITADNIAKALAAFERTIIVNNSDFDRYLAGDRDALTPQAKRGMEIFVNKGNCISCHSGPNLSDSNYYNVGTDSEDSGRFAITGNEADRGKFRTPTLRGLNFTGPYTHNGSEVTLEDVVHMYNTGGKAHPNKDPRVRPLGLTKEEEMDLVAFLKSMSGKPPQVTAPVIP; translated from the coding sequence ATGGATAAACCCCGAAACATCCGCAACCTCATCCTGGTTCCCTTCCTTGCCCTCACCATCGCCGCTGCCGGCTGCAGCGCAAACAAGACAACCGCAACCACCGCTTTTCCCGACGACGAGTACATCAAGCGCTTCGAACCACTAGGACCGATCCCTATCCCGGCGGACAACTCGATGACCGACGAAAAGATTCAACTGGGCAAAACCCTGTTTTTCGACCCGCGCCTGTCCGGCGACAATACACTCAGTTGCCTGAGTTGCCATAGCCCCGAGTTGGGCTACTCGGACAATCTGACCACCTTCGTCGGCTTTCAAAAAGTCGTCGGCGGGCGAAACAGCCAGACGATCATCAATTCGGGCTATTATAAGACCAACTTCTGGGACGGCCGCGCCAAGAGCCTGGAAGAACAAGCCCTCGGTCCCATCCAGTCGCCCAAGGAAATGAACCAGGAACTGGGCGAACTCGTCCGGGAATTACGGGCCGTTCCCGCCTATGTGGAGAAATTCCGCAAGGTCTTCGGCGAGGAAATCACGGCTGACAACATTGCCAAAGCCCTCGCCGCTTTTGAACGGACGATCATCGTCAACAATTCCGACTTTGACCGTTACCTGGCCGGCGACCGCGACGCCCTGACGCCCCAGGCAAAACGGGGCATGGAGATCTTTGTCAACAAAGGCAACTGCATCTCCTGCCATAGCGGGCCCAACCTGTCCGACTCCAACTACTACAACGTGGGAACCGACTCGGAAGATTCGGGACGTTTTGCCATCACCGGCAATGAAGCGGATAGAGGAAAATTCCGCACACCCACCCTGCGGGGCCTTAACTTTACAGGCCCCTACACCCATAACGGCAGCGAAGTCACTCTCGAGGATGTTGTCCATATGTACAACACCGGCGGCAAAGCCCACCCGAACAAGGACCCGCGCGTCAGGCCGCTGGGACTGACGAAGGAAGAAGAGATGGACCTGGTGGCCTTCCTCAAGTCCATGAGCGGAAAACCTCCTCAGGTGACCGCCCCGGTTATCCCCTAG
- a CDS encoding ArsR/SmtB family transcription factor produces the protein MENDFRQYAKTAELLKALAHPVRLCILRGLAQKSDCNVSHMQHCLDLPQSTISMHLQKLRAAGVVVGERKGLEVNYRIANDQIRALLSCLFDIET, from the coding sequence ATGGAAAACGATTTCCGGCAATATGCAAAAACGGCGGAACTGCTCAAAGCCCTGGCCCACCCGGTCCGCCTCTGTATCCTGCGCGGACTGGCGCAGAAAAGCGACTGCAACGTATCCCATATGCAACACTGCCTGGACCTGCCTCAGTCGACCATCTCCATGCACCTGCAGAAGTTGCGAGCCGCCGGGGTTGTCGTCGGGGAACGCAAGGGCCTGGAAGTCAACTACCGCATCGCCAATGATCAGATCCGCGCCCTGCTGTCTTGTCTCTTTGACATAGAGACCTGA
- a CDS encoding methyl-accepting chemotaxis protein: protein MIQWFHDLPLRSKMTAMIIGSVFFLLVVGVTGYYNMQQMSQRSDEMYKDRLLPIKWFDEVQNNLRVMESDMVRLILTDDRKEKDAIMADVRDRKLVIDQLLYDYGNKRLEPAIKEKMTRLQDLLVAYHGERQKIIDRAVGRKKEEAFQYYKQTETQLKAINQMAEELSRYNVEEAARLDKKNHEESARAQAVILIAIALAIATNVIAGLFITRLITRPVQSLKTAMEEVGQGNLNINTDAVTRKDEMGLLAQTLANTVSRLRNLIGQVDDSARRVFDLSQALTADVRQTGASAEQISLTVNEVAAGTMRQAEQAHAILTMMKDAVDQVAEGNRQAEKTLQTAGQSTAVARQGQASITEAIDHLQVVNGSVSEATLAIQELGQRSSEIGSIIQVITEIANQTNLLALNAAIEAARAGEEGRGFAVVAEEVRKLAEQSGQAASQITTLISDVQHKTARTVRAMEENSSAFDRQVALIRQGGEALKQIVANVESTEHDSRQIREIFNTLKDNSTSVLHAIEDISAIIEEAAASTEEVSASADEQSKTVETMASQAKELELLASRLNQEVKHFQL, encoded by the coding sequence TTGATTCAGTGGTTTCATGATCTGCCGTTGCGTAGCAAGATGACCGCCATGATCATCGGCAGCGTATTTTTCTTATTGGTCGTCGGCGTGACCGGTTACTACAATATGCAGCAAATGAGCCAGCGTTCGGACGAGATGTACAAGGACCGCTTGCTCCCCATCAAGTGGTTTGACGAGGTGCAGAACAACCTGCGGGTTATGGAATCGGACATGGTCCGCCTGATCCTGACCGATGACCGCAAAGAAAAAGACGCCATCATGGCCGATGTGCGGGACCGTAAACTGGTCATCGACCAACTGCTCTACGACTACGGCAACAAGCGTCTCGAACCGGCGATCAAAGAAAAGATGACGCGCCTGCAAGACCTCCTGGTCGCTTATCATGGCGAACGGCAGAAGATCATCGACCGAGCCGTGGGGCGAAAAAAAGAAGAGGCCTTCCAGTACTACAAGCAAACGGAAACGCAACTGAAGGCCATCAACCAAATGGCTGAAGAGTTATCCCGCTACAATGTGGAAGAAGCCGCCCGACTTGACAAGAAAAACCATGAAGAAAGCGCAAGGGCCCAGGCCGTCATCCTCATCGCCATCGCCCTGGCCATCGCCACTAACGTAATCGCCGGCCTGTTCATCACCCGCCTGATCACCCGTCCCGTCCAATCGCTAAAAACGGCGATGGAAGAGGTGGGACAAGGGAATTTGAACATCAACACCGATGCGGTCACGCGCAAGGACGAAATGGGCCTGCTGGCCCAAACCCTGGCAAACACCGTCTCCAGGCTGCGCAACCTAATCGGGCAGGTCGACGATTCAGCCCGCCGCGTCTTCGACCTCTCCCAGGCGCTGACGGCCGATGTCCGCCAGACAGGCGCCTCGGCGGAACAGATCAGCCTGACCGTCAACGAAGTGGCGGCCGGGACCATGCGCCAGGCCGAACAGGCCCATGCCATCTTAACCATGATGAAAGACGCCGTCGACCAGGTGGCCGAAGGCAACCGGCAGGCGGAGAAAACATTGCAGACGGCCGGTCAGTCGACGGCTGTGGCCCGTCAAGGCCAGGCGTCGATCACCGAAGCGATCGATCACCTGCAGGTGGTCAACGGCAGCGTCTCCGAAGCCACCCTCGCCATCCAGGAACTGGGCCAACGTTCCAGCGAGATCGGCAGCATCATCCAGGTGATCACGGAGATCGCCAACCAGACCAACCTGCTGGCGCTGAACGCGGCCATCGAAGCGGCCCGGGCCGGCGAAGAAGGCCGCGGATTCGCCGTCGTGGCCGAAGAGGTGCGCAAACTGGCCGAGCAATCGGGCCAGGCCGCCTCCCAGATCACCACCCTGATCAGCGATGTGCAGCACAAGACAGCCAGGACAGTGCGGGCGATGGAGGAAAACAGCAGCGCCTTCGACCGTCAGGTGGCGCTGATCCGGCAGGGCGGCGAGGCGCTGAAACAGATCGTCGCTAACGTGGAGTCGACCGAACACGATTCTCGGCAGATCCGCGAGATCTTCAATACCTTAAAGGACAACTCCACTAGCGTATTGCACGCCATTGAGGATATCTCAGCGATCATCGAAGAGGCCGCCGCCTCCACCGAGGAGGTATCGGCTTCGGCGGACGAACAGTCGAAAACGGTTGAGACCATGGCTTCTCAGGCCAAGGAGTTGGAACTGCTGGCGAGCCGGCTCAATCAGGAGGTCAAGCACTTTCAACTGTAA